One part of the Augochlora pura isolate Apur16 chromosome 3, APUR_v2.2.1, whole genome shotgun sequence genome encodes these proteins:
- the LOC144478881 gene encoding uncharacterized protein LOC144478881 yields MTPLPRWVLLALLLAGVGAHPGEHACVRLCLAAKRISGTARGCHEHRRLVLQSSGGRLPSHQQLFSLCLNPCGEPGSPNSRQFDSSVICRDYRQSLIRDYDCHCDRKTKNRRDLEADAENLLQDVDRHSQRRSSILDLLAKGVDDRVLVPADPVDYWRSIVPSKDKMQLAKENGEDHLGIRARLDPKETFNLSQENPDAADSAESPVDWDLWCIAQCDNGRGGSACNCDLIP; encoded by the coding sequence ATGACGCCTCTGCCTCGGTGGGTGTTGCTGGCGTTGCTGTTGGCCGGCGTCGGGGCGCATCCCGGCGAGCACGCATGCGTTCGCCTCTGCCTAGCCGCGAAGAGGATATCTGGGACGGCGAGAGGCTGTCACGAGCACCGGAGGCTGGTCCTTCAGTCGAGCGGAGGCCGGTTGCCGTCACACCAGCAGCTCTTCAGCCTCTGTCTGAACCCGTGCGGTGAGCCTGGCTCGCCTAACAGCCGACAGTTCGACAGCTCGGTGATCTGCCGTGACTACAGGCAGTCTCTGATCAGAGACTATGATTGCCACTGTGACCGGAAGACCAAGAACAGGCGGGACCTCGAAGCCGACGCCGAGAATCTGCTCCAGGATGTTGATCGTCATTCGCAGAGAAGATCGTCGATCCTAGACTTGCTGGCGAAAGGAGTCGATGACCGGGTCCTGGTTCCGGCGGATCCAGTGGACTATTGGAGGAGCATCGTTCCTTCCAAGGATAAGATGCAGCTGGCCAAAGAGAACGGAGAGGATCACCTGGGGATTCGAGCGAGGCTGGACCCCAAGGAAACCTTCAACTTGAGCCAAGAGAACCCCGACGCGGCAGACTCCGCAGAATCGCCTGTTGACTGGGATTTGTGGTGCATAGCCCAGTGTGACAATGGCCGCGGTGGTAGCGCCTGCAACTGTGACCTGATCCCTTGA
- the LOC144468022 gene encoding uncharacterized protein LOC144468022, which translates to MVTKLTIAFLMAFVVSVSLASERSLNRSDLECSGRAYENVTMAAYFPDFSSDDESDHLDARMKKLRTLQDFLDGRAEFVTVSMDLDSGIPYGTKVCIPELNEKFGHQIPFQVRDSSHYRDGSKKLPDFSHVDICVRTEEDTYDNYVNGIVTLYV; encoded by the exons ATGGTGACAAAGTTGACAATTGCATTCTTAATGGCGTTCGTCGTCTCAGTTTCCCTCGCAAGTG AAAGAAGTTTAAATAGATCGGACCTCGAGTGCAGTGGCCGCGCTTACGAGAATGTGACAATGGCCGCCTATTTTCCTGACTTCAGCAGCGACGACGAGTCCGACCATCTGGACGCTCGAATGAAGAAACTGAGAACTTTACAG GATTTTCTGGATGGTCGCGCCGAGTTCGTCACCGTTTCCATGGACCTCGATTCAGGCATTCCGTACGGGACAAAAGTGTGCATACCAGagctaaatgaaaaatttggcCACCAAATTCCATTCCAG GTTAGAGACAGCAGCCATTACAGAGACGGAAGCAAAAAGTTGCCAGACTTTTCGCACGTGGACATTTGCGTGAGGACTGAGGAGGACACGTATGACAATTATGTAAATGGCATCGTGACACTTTATGTATGA
- the LOC144467635 gene encoding peptidoglycan recognition protein 3-like has translation MGSSTSLRCVICALIVLAPFTLIVLSLPITWDSSKNGTDQVRIITREEWKARPPVQREFMKTPTPYVVIHHGGIAQYCYNQKTCSAIVRSYQDMHMDDRGWFDIGYSFVIGGDGNAYEGRGWNSVGAHSPGYNTQSIGICIIGDYSDILPNEAALRALSKLIDYGVSLGKISENYRMIGHRQARPTLCPGDRFYAYVQKNPRWTNSPIPKNGTTVPTRNDSSSNLVKNTCSRCHRNYANYICLWHKRLIDSISYSPEMNGLIIFLFTSVFCHVSFGAEEHRTPERPTIITRSQWGARAQAEPITDLKINPPPFVVIHHSATDSCKTQAICQAKVRAFQNHHIDVNNWIDIGYNFVVGEDGNVYEGRGWDKKGAHATAYNSKSIGICITGNFVAHEPNAAAIAATKKLIAYGVAIGKIQENYQLIGHLQAGQTECPGESLYNLIKTWPHWVERPST, from the exons ATGGGATCATCCACTTCATTAAGATGTGTAATCTGTGCGCTGATCGTGCTCGCGCcgttcactttaatcgttctTTCGTTGCCGATCACCTGGGACAGCTCCAAAAACGGCACTG ATCAAGTAAGAATAATAACCCGAGAAGAATGGAAAGCCAGGCCACCGGTGCAACGCGAGTTCATGAAAACACCGACGCCTTACGTCGTGATCCATCACGGCGGAATCGCCCAATACTGTTACAACCAAAAGACGTGCTCTGCGATCGTCAGGTCTTATCAAGATATGCACATGGACGATCGTGGTTGGTTCGATATCGGCTACAGTTTCGTTATTGGCGGGGATGGGAATGCTTACGAGGGTCGTGGATGGAACTCCGTCGGAGCTCATTCTCCCGGTTACAATACCCAAAGTATCGGAATATGCATCATCGGCGACTACAGCG ATATCCTTCCTAACGAGGCGGCACTGAGGGCGCTGAGCAAACTAATCGATTACGGAGTATCCCTGGGTAAAATCAGCGAGAATTATCGAATGATAGGCCACCGTCAAGCCAGACCTACGCTATGCCCTGGCGATCGATTTTACGCGTACGTGCAGAAAAATCCGAGATGGACTAATTCTCCTATACCGAAGAACGGAACTACCGTCCCAACTAGGAACGACAGCAGCTCGAACTTGGTTAAGAACACATG TTCACGATGTCACCGCAACTACGCCAATTATATATGCCTGTGGCATAAGCGTCTCATTGACAGTATCTCTTACTCGCCCGAGATGAACGGTTTAATTATCTTCTTGTTCACGTCAGTGTTTTGCCACGTATCGTTCGGAGCCGAAGAGCATAGAACACCTG aACGGCCGACAATAATCACGAGATCACAATGGGGAGCCAGAGCACAAGCAGAACCGATCACAGATCTTAAGATAAATCCACCGCCGTTCGTAGTAATCCATCACTCTGCAACCGATTCGTGCAAGACGCAAGCGATTTGCCAGGCGAAAGTGAGAGCTTTCCAG aatcaTCATATTGATGTAAATAACTGGATAGACATAGGCTACAATTTCGTAGTTGGAGAAGATGGTAACGTGTACGAGGGTCGAGGTTGGGACAAAAAGGGTGCCCATGCGACAGCTTACAATTCGAAAAGCATTGGTATCTGTATAACTGGTAATTTTGTCG CTCACGAGCCAAACGCGGCAGCTATCGCTGCaactaagaaattaatagcttACGGAGTGGCTATCGGGAAAATACAGGAAAATTACCAATTGATAGGACATCTACAAGCCGGGCAGACGGAGTGTCCTGGGGAGAGTCTGTACAATCTGATTAAAACTTGGCCGCATTGGGTGGAAAGACCGTCAACATAG